One genomic region from Melioribacteraceae bacterium encodes:
- a CDS encoding M1 family aminopeptidase yields MNLRSTILSVISSLFVFFMTGADQSAFPLFENTGRERILNDQGFDISYSIEPFYDINIFRFIVVMEFTGEKNGETRIILPNEFRGQKNIDGIKFLKPLTENTTIIDTEVPDQKIIKYMPGRQVRIYYQIEEIRDDDIELGNQYMVTLNRTYFHILSETFFILPAWDWYKEWRIRIGWNHIPSNWNLANSFGINEKIQNIKTSLAKFSYSIFTGGDFRISKKNIDNYPVLLSIRGKWNFSDEQFLELVKTILKEERDFWDDHNFPYFLITVLPIEGRGDQIGLQRTNSYSFFLSKNRIVDLRLKRLIAHEFFHTWLGDKIKFAEPEQLVYWFKEGFCDYYTRLLLLRSGLITLPEYVEDYNRILYAYNTSPVRNEKNERVVNEFWSNFNIMKLPYMRGDIIAHNLNTIIINNTGGSKSLDDLMKNLFKRSLTESLLVSNGSLSALIRYYADEQALSDIMKSLNSGVPLKSHPEALGPCFKMEIESYRKLWLIGELFEIPSYVPKSENSVYDPKCIEWFLYR; encoded by the coding sequence ATGAATCTTAGATCTACTATTCTTTCAGTAATTTCTTCTCTGTTTGTATTTTTTATGACGGGTGCGGATCAATCCGCCTTTCCGTTATTTGAAAATACAGGCAGGGAACGGATCTTAAACGATCAGGGATTTGATATCAGCTACTCGATCGAACCTTTTTACGATATTAATATTTTCCGTTTTATTGTTGTAATGGAATTTACCGGAGAGAAAAACGGAGAAACAAGAATAATACTGCCGAATGAATTCCGCGGACAAAAAAATATCGACGGCATTAAATTCTTAAAACCGCTCACAGAGAACACAACAATAATCGATACCGAAGTACCCGACCAGAAAATAATAAAATATATGCCCGGCCGGCAGGTAAGAATCTACTACCAGATTGAAGAAATACGGGACGACGATATCGAGCTCGGCAATCAATACATGGTAACACTGAACCGGACCTATTTCCATATACTTAGCGAAACATTTTTCATACTACCGGCGTGGGACTGGTATAAAGAGTGGAGAATAAGAATAGGCTGGAACCATATACCTTCAAACTGGAATCTCGCAAACAGCTTCGGTATAAATGAAAAAATACAGAACATCAAAACATCTCTCGCAAAATTCTCCTATTCGATATTTACAGGGGGCGATTTCCGGATATCCAAAAAAAACATTGACAATTATCCGGTATTACTTTCAATCCGCGGGAAATGGAATTTCAGCGATGAGCAGTTTCTTGAGCTTGTTAAGACAATCCTGAAAGAGGAGCGGGATTTCTGGGACGACCACAACTTCCCTTATTTCCTGATAACCGTTTTACCAATTGAAGGAAGGGGCGATCAGATCGGCCTGCAACGAACAAATTCATACTCATTCTTCCTATCAAAAAACAGGATCGTCGATCTGCGGTTGAAAAGGTTAATTGCTCACGAGTTTTTTCATACATGGCTAGGTGATAAAATAAAATTTGCTGAGCCGGAACAGCTTGTTTACTGGTTCAAAGAAGGATTCTGCGATTACTATACCCGACTGCTTTTATTAAGATCCGGTTTGATAACGCTTCCGGAATATGTAGAGGATTACAACCGGATTCTTTATGCATACAATACATCCCCGGTCCGAAATGAAAAAAATGAAAGAGTAGTAAACGAATTCTGGAGTAATTTTAACATTATGAAACTCCCCTACATGCGCGGGGATATAATTGCGCATAACCTGAATACTATAATCATAAATAATACCGGCGGGAGTAAATCGCTTGATGATCTTATGAAAAACCTCTTCAAAAGATCTCTAACGGAATCGCTGCTGGTTTCCAACGGCAGTCTAAGCGCACTTATACGTTACTACGCTGATGAACAGGCATTGTCCGATATTATGAAATCGCTTAACTCCGGCGTCCCTCTAAAAAGTCATCCGGAAGCTCTCGGTCCATGCTTCAAAATGGAAATTGAATCGTACAGAAAATTATGGCTGATAGGTGAACTTTTCGAAATTCCCTCCTACGTTCCAAAGTCAGAAAATTCTGTTTACGACCCCAAATGTATCGAATGGTTTTTATACAGGTAG
- a CDS encoding sigma-70 family RNA polymerase sigma factor, whose protein sequence is MPNGITEEELSLLIQNTKNGDLRSFELIVKSFQRYTMTIAFRILYDENDARDIVQEGFIRVWKHIGNYNHAIKFSTWLYKIIVNLSIDRLKSRKKLSRFFFKSSEEIDPVDCSDLEREYSNKETAGLIKLFAGKLPEKQRVIFVLRDLEELSVSEVADITGLSESSVKTNLFHARRNIREKIIGYENEK, encoded by the coding sequence ATGCCGAACGGAATTACAGAAGAAGAGCTTTCTCTGCTTATCCAGAATACTAAAAACGGGGATCTCCGTTCATTCGAACTAATTGTCAAATCGTTTCAGAGGTATACAATGACTATTGCATTTAGAATCTTGTATGACGAGAACGATGCCAGAGATATAGTTCAGGAGGGATTCATTAGGGTCTGGAAGCATATCGGCAATTACAATCACGCAATTAAATTTTCTACCTGGCTCTACAAAATTATAGTAAATCTTTCCATCGATCGGTTGAAAAGCAGAAAAAAGCTGAGCCGTTTCTTCTTCAAATCATCGGAAGAGATTGATCCCGTAGATTGTTCGGATCTGGAAAGAGAGTATTCGAACAAAGAGACTGCCGGGCTTATAAAACTTTTTGCGGGAAAATTGCCGGAAAAACAGAGGGTGATTTTTGTTCTGAGGGATCTGGAGGAATTATCCGTAAGCGAAGTTGCCGATATAACAGGTCTCTCGGAATCTTCCGTTAAAACAAATCTTTTCCATGCCCGCAGAAATATCAGAGAAAAAATTATCGGTTATGAAAATGAAAAATGA
- a CDS encoding alpha/beta hydrolase: MKYRISVFIFLSLMIVSLSAQSGKVESVDGVEISYSVSGDGETALVFVHGWSCDKSYWKHQVGNIGADYKLVFIDLAGHGQSGTDRKDYKIELFGDDVVSVVNNLGLKKVILIGHSMGGSVVLEAAVKLKGVVIGLIGVDTFQSFTDDWTAEQKEGFLKSFENDFIGTAKGFVRSMFPQTADADLVAEIERDMSSAPPEVALSAMRNLFYYNPIPALNALDLPLISINCDMYPVSVEKNGKHVKDYEVKFMKGVGHFLMIERPDEFNELLSGSVSSLIKK, encoded by the coding sequence ATGAAGTACAGAATTTCTGTTTTTATTTTTCTTTCGCTGATGATTGTTTCGTTATCGGCTCAATCGGGAAAAGTAGAATCGGTTGACGGTGTAGAGATTTCTTATAGTGTATCGGGAGATGGAGAAACAGCACTTGTTTTTGTTCACGGCTGGAGCTGCGATAAATCCTACTGGAAACATCAGGTCGGTAATATAGGCGCTGATTACAAGTTAGTATTTATCGATCTCGCGGGTCACGGTCAGTCGGGAACGGATCGGAAGGATTATAAGATCGAACTCTTCGGGGATGATGTCGTATCCGTAGTAAATAATCTCGGTTTGAAAAAAGTAATTCTTATCGGCCATTCTATGGGAGGTTCAGTTGTTCTCGAAGCTGCTGTAAAACTGAAAGGTGTAGTAATCGGGTTAATAGGGGTGGATACATTTCAATCGTTTACAGATGATTGGACAGCGGAACAGAAGGAGGGATTCCTGAAATCTTTCGAGAATGATTTTATAGGTACTGCAAAGGGATTTGTCCGCTCGATGTTTCCTCAAACTGCGGATGCCGATTTAGTAGCAGAAATTGAAAGAGATATGTCCTCGGCGCCGCCGGAAGTTGCGTTGAGCGCAATGAGAAATTTATTCTATTACAACCCGATACCCGCACTTAACGCTCTCGATCTTCCGCTGATCTCTATTAATTGCGATATGTATCCCGTGTCTGTTGAAAAAAACGGGAAGCATGTTAAGGATTATGAAGTCAAATTCATGAAAGGAGTCGGTCATTTTCTTATGATTGAAAGACCGGATGAGTTTAACGAGTTATTATCCGGGTCGGTTTCATCATTAATTAAAAAATAA
- a CDS encoding pitrilysin family protein: MKLKILIVMIIFGFVVSNAQTRKIDFIQYKLDNGLNVILHQDNTTPIVAVSVLYHVGSKNEDPERTGFAHFFEHLMFEGSPNIKRGEYFKIIESAGGELNANTSFDRTFYYEVLPSHQLELGLYMESERMLHLKIDSVGVETQRKVVKEERKQSYENRPYGSLLEKLFGNAYKVHPYRWTPIGIAQYIDMATLDEFIAFYKKFYVPQNATLSIAGDIDINKTRDLVKKYFGEIPAGKEKIERTKIVEPPQTAEVREIVYDRVQLPLVLHAYHIPAQGTPDYYALNLLTTVLSGGESSRLTKEIKDKQQKAFFVGSIPLALEDPGLFIVYGLTNVGVKPEELEAAFESEIEKVKKDLITETEFQKVKNQIETQFVTRNSTMQGIAESLANYFIYFGNSNLINTDLQNYMKVTREDIRKVANKYFTKENRVVLYYLPKPADSK; the protein is encoded by the coding sequence ATGAAACTTAAGATATTGATTGTAATGATAATCTTTGGATTTGTGGTTTCGAACGCACAAACCAGGAAAATCGATTTTATTCAGTACAAACTTGATAACGGACTGAATGTTATCCTTCATCAGGATAATACAACGCCGATTGTAGCCGTTTCGGTTCTTTATCATGTTGGAAGCAAGAATGAGGATCCGGAAAGAACCGGATTCGCCCACTTCTTTGAACATCTGATGTTCGAAGGTTCCCCTAATATTAAAAGGGGAGAATATTTTAAGATAATTGAGTCGGCCGGCGGAGAGTTGAATGCCAATACATCGTTCGACCGGACATTCTATTACGAAGTCCTTCCTTCACACCAGTTGGAGCTTGGGCTCTATATGGAATCGGAGAGAATGCTTCATCTTAAAATAGACAGCGTCGGTGTTGAGACTCAAAGGAAAGTTGTAAAGGAGGAGAGAAAACAGAGTTATGAAAACCGTCCCTACGGGTCCCTCCTGGAAAAACTTTTCGGGAATGCTTATAAAGTTCATCCGTACCGCTGGACCCCGATCGGAATTGCGCAGTATATCGATATGGCAACGCTCGACGAATTTATAGCTTTCTATAAAAAATTCTACGTTCCTCAGAATGCAACTTTATCAATTGCAGGGGATATCGATATTAACAAAACCAGGGATCTGGTGAAAAAATATTTCGGAGAAATTCCTGCCGGCAAGGAAAAAATTGAACGGACAAAAATTGTTGAACCGCCTCAGACTGCCGAAGTAAGGGAAATAGTATACGATAGGGTGCAGCTGCCCCTCGTTCTTCATGCTTATCATATTCCGGCACAGGGTACTCCGGATTATTATGCATTGAATCTTCTGACCACGGTATTATCCGGCGGGGAAAGCTCGAGATTAACTAAAGAAATAAAGGATAAGCAGCAGAAAGCGTTTTTTGTCGGTTCGATTCCTCTTGCCCTTGAAGATCCGGGACTCTTCATTGTTTACGGATTGACCAATGTTGGTGTAAAGCCTGAAGAGCTTGAAGCCGCTTTTGAATCTGAGATTGAAAAAGTAAAGAAAGATCTTATTACTGAAACAGAATTTCAGAAAGTAAAAAATCAGATAGAAACCCAATTTGTAACCAGAAATTCGACTATGCAGGGTATTGCGGAATCCCTGGCCAACTATTTTATCTACTTCGGAAATTCCAATCTGATCAATACTGATCTTCAGAATTATATGAAGGTAACCAGAGAGGACATTAGAAAAGTGGCAAATAAATATTTTACTAAAGAGAACAGAGTGGTTCTTTACTATCTTCCAAAACCGGCTGATAGCAAATAA
- a CDS encoding glycoside hydrolase family 127 protein, translating to MKKLIPAILLFLLCTVNISTAQKDYPIQPVAFTQIQILDGFWFDRMEINRTVTIPYAIKMCETTGRVQNLEIAAGLKSGEYCTRYPFDESDIYKVIEGASYSLMLKPNKNLERKLDELIEIIGKAQEEDGYLYSARTGRSEKMRGSIGPDRWSNLQWSHELYNVGHLYEAAVAHFLATKKKSFLNIALKNANLISNTFGPGKIELPPGHQEIEIGLVKLYRLTKDEKYLNLARYFLDIRGRGKDLNGRESWGEYAQDHKPVIDQDEAVGHAVRAAYMYSAMADVAALTGDSLYVKALDRIWENVAGKKLYLTGGLGATGSWEGFLGNYDLPNASAYNETCASIANIFWNHRMFLLKGESKYIDLLERTLYNSLLSGISISGDKFFYPNPLESFGTHERSAWFECACCPGNVTRFVSSIANYIYAVSKNEIYVNLYMNNRADLKIEGGEIGIVQKTKYPWEGRIELTIGLKKNQSQFAVNLRLPGWIRDEVVASDLYKYIDKQKRNFEILVNGNPADFTLVNGFVKIDRVWKRNDRIEINFPMEVKRIIANDKVEADRGRIALQRGPLVYCAEGIDNGGYVRNILFNDDVKFSTQYRYNLLNGIEVITAKACGVKLAEDRVSLQKIRQNFVAIPYYAWAHRGRTEISVWFAANIDAVRPLHGPNLLTNAKIRSSSGKNPEVIIDLLEPASSADHSFPFLHWWPNKGTTESIQIDFQKSEEISQVEVYWFDDTGIGECRTPESWKVFYMDGDKWRLVYTVDPYGVEKDKYNSVVFETVRTGAFKIEIKSQRNFAGGIHEIKLK from the coding sequence ATGAAAAAGTTAATTCCTGCAATTCTACTTTTCCTGTTATGCACTGTAAATATTTCTACGGCACAAAAGGATTATCCGATACAGCCGGTGGCTTTCACACAGATTCAGATCCTCGATGGTTTCTGGTTCGATAGAATGGAAATCAACAGGACAGTTACAATCCCATATGCAATAAAGATGTGCGAGACAACCGGACGGGTTCAAAACCTTGAAATTGCAGCGGGATTGAAGAGCGGCGAGTATTGTACTCGCTATCCGTTTGACGAATCGGATATTTATAAGGTTATCGAGGGGGCATCCTACTCTCTTATGCTTAAGCCCAATAAAAACCTTGAAAGGAAATTGGACGAGCTGATAGAAATTATCGGCAAGGCACAGGAGGAGGACGGATACCTTTACAGCGCACGCACAGGCAGATCGGAAAAAATGAGAGGATCAATCGGTCCGGATCGCTGGTCGAATCTTCAATGGAGTCATGAGCTTTATAACGTCGGCCATCTCTACGAAGCTGCCGTTGCGCATTTCCTGGCAACTAAAAAGAAATCCTTTCTCAATATTGCCCTGAAGAATGCAAATCTTATCAGTAATACCTTCGGTCCGGGAAAGATTGAACTCCCTCCGGGTCATCAGGAAATTGAGATTGGTCTTGTAAAATTATACCGCCTTACTAAAGATGAAAAGTATCTGAACCTTGCACGGTATTTTTTAGATATAAGGGGCAGGGGAAAAGATCTGAACGGGAGGGAATCGTGGGGCGAATACGCACAGGATCATAAACCGGTAATCGATCAGGATGAAGCCGTGGGGCACGCAGTACGTGCGGCTTACATGTATTCGGCAATGGCAGATGTTGCAGCACTTACAGGGGATAGCTTATATGTAAAAGCACTCGACAGAATCTGGGAGAATGTTGCAGGTAAAAAATTATATCTTACCGGTGGACTCGGTGCTACAGGATCCTGGGAGGGCTTTTTGGGAAATTACGATCTCCCGAACGCGAGCGCATATAACGAGACATGTGCTTCAATCGCAAATATATTCTGGAACCACAGAATGTTCCTGCTTAAAGGAGAGTCGAAATATATTGACCTGCTTGAACGGACTCTCTACAATTCTCTCCTCTCGGGAATATCGATCAGCGGCGATAAATTTTTCTATCCCAATCCGCTTGAATCATTTGGAACTCACGAACGAAGCGCCTGGTTCGAGTGTGCCTGCTGCCCCGGTAATGTTACCCGGTTCGTCTCTTCAATTGCAAATTATATTTATGCTGTAAGTAAAAATGAAATTTATGTCAATCTATACATGAATAACCGTGCGGATTTGAAAATTGAAGGCGGCGAAATCGGGATTGTTCAGAAAACAAAATATCCGTGGGAAGGAAGAATTGAATTAACCATCGGTCTGAAAAAAAATCAAAGTCAGTTTGCGGTCAATCTCAGACTTCCCGGGTGGATAAGGGATGAGGTAGTTGCATCCGATCTCTATAAATATATTGACAAGCAGAAAAGGAATTTTGAAATCCTTGTAAACGGCAATCCGGCTGATTTTACTTTAGTGAATGGTTTTGTAAAAATCGATCGTGTCTGGAAAAGAAACGATAGAATAGAAATTAATTTTCCGATGGAAGTTAAACGGATTATTGCGAACGATAAAGTAGAAGCAGACCGCGGAAGAATTGCTCTTCAGCGCGGTCCGCTTGTTTATTGCGCTGAAGGAATCGATAATGGCGGATATGTAAGAAATATTCTTTTTAATGATGATGTTAAGTTCAGCACCCAATACCGCTACAATCTCCTGAACGGTATAGAGGTTATAACCGCAAAGGCGTGCGGAGTAAAACTTGCTGAAGACCGGGTCTCGCTTCAGAAAATAAGACAGAACTTTGTTGCAATTCCATATTATGCATGGGCGCATAGGGGAAGAACCGAAATTAGTGTCTGGTTTGCGGCAAACATAGATGCAGTTCGGCCGCTTCACGGTCCCAACCTTCTTACAAACGCTAAAATCCGCTCATCATCCGGAAAAAATCCCGAAGTAATTATAGATCTGCTTGAACCGGCAAGCTCCGCGGATCACTCCTTCCCGTTCCTCCATTGGTGGCCAAATAAAGGAACCACGGAATCGATCCAAATCGATTTTCAGAAGTCCGAAGAGATCTCACAGGTGGAAGTCTACTGGTTCGATGATACGGGAATTGGCGAATGCAGAACTCCGGAATCTTGGAAAGTATTTTATATGGACGGAGATAAATGGCGGCTCGTCTATACTGTTGATCCGTACGGAGTTGAAAAAGATAAATACAACAGTGTTGTTTTTGAAACTGTTAGAACAGGAGCGTTTAAGATCGAAATTAAATCGCAGCGGAATTTCGCCGGCGGTATTCACGAAATAAAATTAAAATAG
- a CDS encoding transketolase C-terminal domain-containing protein, which translates to MYYQLIKKDQFEKVRKSSGNWSKRMMLYAGMCRYNTLVAVKKAGSGHLGSSLSAMDIITYLYLNELNVLDAGLNNPDRDIYFSSKGHDVPGLYSLFYSLGILPEEKLLMLRRLNGLDGHPEVRIPGIEASTGSLGMGISKARGMAWAKSYLKNDGHVFVLTGDGEFQEGQIWESIQAAAHQKINNITAIMDHNKYQTDMLVADVNNIEDVVKKVKAFGWHVVRIDGHDYNALKKTFNNLKKIDDKPKLIIADTVKGKGVSFMEKPVKETISGKTYYKWHSGAPDDDSYLKGLAELRKTIKKLASELGLEKISIPENHAEGKAVTKIDKEFVTEAYGDALVELAKTNEKIIVLDGDLSADCKLRKFEYTYPDRFIENGIAEQDMVSMAGGLARMGLIPVVNTFASFLTARANEQIYNNAGEKTKIIYGCHFAGMIPAGPGKSHQSVRDISLLLTIPNMTIIQSCNAIETKRAVEYCINEARENCAIRLAIGPSPERIELPGNYQFVPGIGTELTGGDDAVIFGYGPVLLHEALVASRILKGAGFGLKVVNMPWINRIDLNWLVNVTSKTKKIFVLEDHSIYGSLGNKIMEGLVEMQAIQGKLFEKIGLDDYPECGTPVEVLQHHGLDGLSLAKTISGINNLEEKLDPGKYTNEAPQ; encoded by the coding sequence ATGTATTATCAGCTGATAAAGAAAGATCAGTTTGAGAAGGTTAGAAAAAGCAGCGGCAACTGGAGTAAGAGAATGATGCTGTACGCAGGGATGTGCCGTTACAATACTCTTGTTGCTGTTAAGAAAGCAGGTTCCGGCCATCTCGGTTCCTCGCTTAGCGCTATGGATATTATTACTTATCTCTATTTGAATGAATTAAATGTTTTAGATGCCGGCCTGAATAATCCCGACCGCGATATTTATTTCTCTTCAAAAGGTCACGACGTACCCGGTCTCTATTCACTTTTTTATTCACTGGGAATTTTGCCTGAAGAAAAATTATTGATGCTGAGAAGATTAAACGGACTTGACGGACATCCGGAGGTTAGAATTCCGGGAATTGAAGCAAGCACCGGTTCGCTGGGAATGGGCATTTCTAAAGCAAGAGGTATGGCGTGGGCAAAATCGTATCTTAAAAATGACGGGCATGTTTTTGTTCTGACCGGCGACGGTGAGTTTCAGGAAGGACAGATCTGGGAATCGATCCAGGCAGCGGCTCATCAGAAAATAAATAACATCACCGCCATTATGGATCATAACAAGTATCAGACAGATATGCTCGTTGCCGATGTTAATAATATAGAGGACGTTGTAAAAAAAGTTAAGGCTTTCGGATGGCACGTCGTGAGAATTGACGGACACGATTACAATGCTCTCAAAAAAACTTTTAATAACCTTAAAAAAATTGACGATAAACCCAAGTTGATTATAGCCGATACCGTTAAGGGTAAAGGCGTGTCGTTTATGGAGAAACCCGTAAAAGAAACCATCTCCGGTAAAACCTATTACAAATGGCACAGCGGCGCCCCGGATGACGACAGCTATTTAAAAGGTCTTGCAGAACTTAGAAAGACTATAAAAAAGCTTGCTTCTGAATTAGGATTAGAAAAAATTTCAATTCCGGAAAATCATGCCGAGGGGAAAGCGGTAACTAAGATCGATAAGGAATTCGTAACGGAAGCTTACGGTGACGCGCTGGTTGAACTTGCTAAAACGAATGAAAAGATAATCGTCCTCGACGGCGATCTTTCCGCCGACTGCAAGCTGCGAAAATTTGAATATACATATCCCGACCGTTTTATTGAGAACGGTATAGCCGAGCAGGATATGGTTTCGATGGCGGGCGGTCTTGCGCGAATGGGATTAATACCCGTAGTTAATACCTTTGCAAGCTTTCTTACCGCGCGCGCCAATGAACAGATCTACAATAACGCCGGGGAGAAAACCAAAATTATATACGGCTGCCATTTTGCGGGAATGATTCCAGCCGGACCTGGAAAATCGCACCAGAGTGTAAGGGATATATCCCTTCTCTTAACAATTCCAAACATGACTATCATTCAGTCGTGCAATGCAATTGAAACGAAAAGGGCGGTTGAGTATTGCATTAATGAAGCCAGAGAAAATTGCGCAATCCGACTGGCGATCGGTCCTTCGCCCGAAAGAATTGAGCTGCCCGGTAATTATCAGTTTGTTCCGGGAATAGGTACAGAATTAACCGGCGGTGATGACGCGGTTATATTCGGGTACGGCCCCGTTCTGCTCCATGAAGCGCTTGTGGCTTCGAGAATTTTGAAGGGCGCGGGTTTCGGTTTGAAGGTTGTTAATATGCCGTGGATAAACCGGATAGACCTCAACTGGCTTGTAAACGTTACTTCAAAAACTAAAAAGATATTTGTCCTGGAGGATCATTCGATATACGGTTCATTGGGCAATAAGATAATGGAGGGACTTGTAGAGATGCAGGCAATCCAGGGAAAGTTGTTCGAGAAGATCGGTCTGGATGATTATCCCGAATGCGGAACGCCTGTTGAAGTCCTGCAGCATCACGGACTCGATGGACTATCGCTCGCAAAAACAATTTCTGGAATAAATAATCTGGAAGAAAAACTCGATCCGGGAAAATATACTAACGAAGCACCGCAGTAA
- a CDS encoding glycine--tRNA ligase: MVSLAKRRGFVFQSSEIYGGLNGCWDYGPLGVELLKNVKEEWWKSMTYREDVEGLDASILMHPRVWEASGHVENFTDPMIDCKQCKARFRLDTLTELISEKNKEKALKEFDPAVLAGDGTLDDKFTSLLEDSDKAMSLLALLGCPQCGNKGTFTQPRKFNLMFKTFLGPVEDSSNIIYLRPETAQGIFVNFLNVANSSRQKVPFGIAQIGKAFRNEINTKNFLFRTREFEQMEMQYFCKPGTDKKHYDEWKERRIGWFKSLGMTESKLRFHDHPKEKLAHYAKEATDIEYEFPFGWGEIEGIHNRTDFDLGRHQEYSGKSQLYFDDETKEKYIPFIIETSAGASRSFMAFLIDAYYEEEVNGELRSVLRFHPKLAPIKAAVLPLVNKDGMPEIARKIEAELRPFIRIFYDDKGAIGRRYRRMDEAGTPFSITVDTQTTQDQTVTVRERDSMNQLRVNIDQLLNYLTQKLR, encoded by the coding sequence ATTGTATCTCTTGCAAAGAGAAGGGGATTTGTATTTCAATCGAGTGAAATATACGGAGGTTTGAACGGATGCTGGGATTACGGCCCGCTCGGCGTGGAACTCCTTAAGAATGTAAAAGAGGAATGGTGGAAATCGATGACTTACCGAGAAGATGTGGAGGGTCTCGACGCATCAATCCTTATGCACCCGCGGGTTTGGGAGGCAAGCGGACACGTAGAGAATTTTACCGATCCGATGATAGACTGCAAGCAATGTAAAGCACGGTTCAGACTCGATACTTTAACCGAACTGATCTCCGAAAAGAATAAAGAGAAGGCGTTAAAAGAATTCGATCCAGCGGTTTTAGCCGGCGATGGAACGCTTGACGACAAATTCACGTCTCTGCTAGAGGATTCTGATAAAGCGATGTCTCTCCTGGCTCTCCTCGGCTGTCCCCAGTGCGGCAACAAAGGTACATTCACGCAGCCGCGGAAATTCAATCTGATGTTTAAGACTTTTCTGGGACCCGTTGAAGATTCATCAAATATAATTTATCTCCGCCCGGAAACAGCCCAGGGAATTTTTGTTAACTTTTTGAATGTTGCAAACTCAAGCCGTCAGAAGGTACCTTTCGGAATTGCGCAGATAGGCAAAGCATTCCGGAATGAAATTAATACCAAAAATTTCCTCTTCAGGACAAGGGAATTTGAACAGATGGAAATGCAGTATTTCTGTAAACCCGGAACCGATAAGAAGCATTATGACGAATGGAAAGAAAGAAGAATCGGCTGGTTCAAATCACTGGGAATGACTGAAAGCAAACTCCGTTTTCACGATCACCCGAAGGAAAAACTCGCTCACTACGCAAAAGAAGCAACCGATATTGAATATGAATTCCCGTTCGGATGGGGCGAGATTGAAGGAATTCATAACCGCACCGATTTTGACCTCGGAAGGCATCAGGAATATTCGGGTAAATCGCAGCTCTACTTCGATGATGAGACGAAAGAGAAATACATTCCCTTTATAATAGAAACTTCGGCCGGCGCAAGCCGATCCTTTATGGCGTTCCTGATCGATGCATATTATGAAGAAGAAGTAAACGGCGAGTTGAGGAGCGTTTTAAGATTTCACCCGAAGCTGGCTCCTATAAAAGCAGCGGTTCTTCCACTTGTTAATAAGGACGGCATGCCTGAGATCGCGCGCAAAATAGAAGCGGAACTCAGACCTTTCATAAGAATCTTTTACGATGACAAGGGCGCGATCGGAAGGAGATACCGCAGAATGGATGAAGCCGGCACTCCCTTCTCTATTACAGTCGATACGCAGACTACCCAGGACCAGACTGTTACGGTTAGAGAGCGCGACTCGATGAACCAGCTACGTGTTAATATCGATCAGCTTCTTAATTATCTCACTCAAAAGCTTCGTTAA
- a CDS encoding DinB family protein — translation MYRSINDFLDDWKYESESTVKLFTNITDQKKNQKVTEDGRSLGYIAWHITQSLPEIMHRLGFKFATYNEQKPEPEKFSDVISFYNLYAGQISDQLKENWTDETLLNETDLYGETWKLGKVLSMLVIHQAHHRAQMTVLMRQAGLPVTGVYGPSREEWAAMGMEPQV, via the coding sequence ATGTACAGATCTATCAACGATTTTCTGGATGACTGGAAATACGAATCCGAATCGACAGTCAAGTTATTCACTAATATCACAGATCAGAAAAAAAATCAAAAGGTAACCGAAGACGGAAGGTCCCTCGGCTACATTGCGTGGCATATTACTCAAAGTCTTCCGGAAATTATGCACCGGCTTGGATTTAAATTTGCAACCTATAACGAGCAGAAGCCGGAACCGGAAAAGTTTTCTGATGTTATTTCTTTTTATAATCTTTATGCCGGCCAGATCTCTGATCAATTGAAAGAGAACTGGACTGACGAAACATTGTTAAACGAAACCGATCTTTACGGGGAGACCTGGAAATTGGGCAAAGTACTTTCAATGCTCGTTATTCATCAGGCGCATCATCGGGCACAAATGACAGTCCTTATGAGGCAGGCTGGTTTACCGGTAACTGGCGTCTACGGTCCGTCCAGGGAAGAATGGGCTGCTATGGGAATGGAACCCCAGGTATAA